From Anastrepha obliqua isolate idAnaObli1 chromosome 3, idAnaObli1_1.0, whole genome shotgun sequence:
GTTATATGAGGAACAGCTGAACTACTTGCaaatatagatatgtatttttactttatcAGTTAAGCATATCTGCTTTTCATAAAACAACTGCATTACTTGCAACTTTCgtgatttaataaaataaatgaaagtcaTCTCTTATTCTAATTTCGACGTAATTAATTGTATCGTTCTGttcatgtttttgttgtagaagtAGCTTTATTAtccgtgttgttgttgtagcagtaatacaagTCAGTTCAGTCATTAGTCTTGCTTGCCTTGGGGCATCCAGCCTTATCAGATGCCttattagttgttgttgttgtatcgaCTTGTTAGTATTTTTATATGCTTGCTTGTAGGtgcttatttataatataaataaatatatatgtgaaCTTTCTTAATCGATATCAGTTGGCACTTCGCCTTGGTGGCAATTTGCCAATTCTCAAATTATACTTGTCGTTTTTATTGTCCTGCATGCTGGTCGATTGTTAAGTTTTGTTTTAGTTGGTATTTGTCCCATttcactgcaaaaaaaaaatctttaaacggGGCAGTTCAAATTCATAGCATCAAAAGCTTGAAAAACTGGTTACTTAATCTTCAACTCCTTCTTGTTTTCTAATCAGTGTGTCAGTAAGTTAGTATGTCAACCCGTCTTTGTTTACACACAGAAACATGTTTAATTTGCatgcaaatataattatttatgcgCGTATCTgttcacaccacaaatagcttAGTTTCATTTGCGTCTCATGCCAGCGTTAACACATGCAAACATTATTGATAAGCCAGTTACAAATGGCATTTACagtacttttttgtttgttttgtaattgTAGCGTGTATTGAACTTTGAAACATGTCGACTGCGGAGCCTACCAGCGCACCAGTGCTTGGGCTGATTGGGAAGCTGGCGCAGTCATTTGGCGCCACTGAAGCTGCATTACGCCTGTTAATCTCTATTTTCGCTGGTAAATTGggcaatttcatattttttcagtgCTTTGTGGAAGCAAATAATCcttaattttcattgtttttcagGATATGGCATTTCTTTCTTATATCGTAAATTTATTGTCATTCAGCCAAACAAATTATTGCATCACATTTATTTCGTCGCATGGGGTTTGCTGCTATGCCTCTTTAATTTCGGCAATAACACCTGCCACTCGCTCATTGCTGTCGCCACCACTTATGTTCTAGCGCGCTTACTACGCTCAGCTCCACGTGAACTCATCATTATCAATTTCGTCTTTCACATGTCATATCTGCTTGTGGGCTACTATTACACAGAGAGTAATGAATATGACATCCTCTGGACAATGCCGCATTGTGTGATGGTATTGCGTTTGATTGGTTTCGGTTTCGACATAACCGACGGCCTGAAAGAGCGTGCAAAGCTTTCTAAAGAGCAACAGGAAAATGCAATTGCCGAGCTACCCTCACTGCTTGAGCTGTTTGCTTTTGCTTATTTCCCTTGTTCGTTTTTAATTGGACCACAGTTTGCATACCGTCGCTATCAGCGTTTTATTAGTGGTGAATTCCGTCAATACGAAGGTGGTGTGAATGCTGGTCTCAAGCGTATGTCTATTGGATTTGTGTACTTAATCATTAGACAAATAGGTGCCACATATTTTCCTGACTCCTACTTCATTTCGGATGAATACCCGAAAGTGCCTTACTTTTGGCGGCTTGTCTATTTGGGTGTGTGGGCAAAATTGGCATTGTACAAGTACGTCGCATGTTGGCTACTAACAGAGGGTGCGCTCATGATTTTAGGTaagtagcattttttttttttcaaaagtatggATTTTGTTAAATAGCGCTTATGTTTTAGGCATTTCACATGCGGGAAAGAAGGAAAATGGCGAAAACGATTGGTCTGGTTGTTCGAATGTAAATCTTATAATATTAGAAACTGGCTATACAATGCAACATTACGTGCATTCATTTAATGTCAATACCAATCAATGGGTCGGCCAATATGTCTATAAGCGGTTAAAGTTTCTTAACAATCGCACGATCAGCTACGCTGCTGCTTTGGGTTtcttggctgtatggcatggcTTCCATAGTGGCTATTACATGGCTTTTCTGAATGAGTACATGACTGTAACGGTGGAGAAGCAAGTAAGTATGATTAAAATTTAGTcacattattttatataattttctttttatacttttccaccCACAGTTTGCCAGTGTTTGGGCAAAGACCAACATTGACGTGTACGCCGATCTTATTAGTCCACCATTTGTATATCCCGTACTGAAATACTGCGTACAAAAGCTTTATGATCTCTTCTATATTGGCTGGTGTATGACACCGTTCATTCTGTACAGTTATTCGCGTTGGATGAAAGCCTATAGTTCGGtcaattattttgcttttgttgctatCATCGTGTGGACGATTTTCTATCaagcatttaaacattttgagcGTTCGGCAAAGCGGCGTGAACAGGATAATACTTTTGGACGTGCAACAACACTTTCGCCAACTGTGGAGGAGAAAATTGACGAGAACCGAAATTAGTGAATGTACTTACAAATAAGTGGCACGAAAATTGAGAGGGGGGAgtattgatatatatatatatatatacatatatatatatatattcggtGGAATGTGGTGTAACTGCTTATAATGAAAATGGCAGCTTGTTGTATAAACTGTGCAAAAAGAAAAGGCTgttaacaaaaatgaaatttgcgaaaataagacacatatttttataagagtctaaatatttattttttttttttttttttgtaataagacGAGTTTATAGGTTCTTTGCTTTGGATGCTTAAGGggggtttatgaggtctaaaaattgcatctctttgcggttttttttttttaaggaaaaaattaatttagcactgcaaagttttttctaccttttaatgaacatttaaaaagtataaaaaatttttgtactggttaaaataagttggaaaaaatgtttaacatagaaattagtagagcgctgcaacgctggagtttccaactggcgtacaagatacagctcgtaattattatctaaagcaaaaaattcaaatggatttttaattatcatgattttttattctggatgaactaagaaaactgagagaaattccaaaatttcatttatctattttgttagttcaaatagaagagaatttaatactgaagagaacaagctatgattaatttcaaaaggttcattagtattttttcattcatatacgccaattcaaagaaatcataaaaatggaaagtcgagaaaagaagataaagtttgtactatagctgtccggtcacagcgtaactacctaacgctcgcctacctttggctttatATCTACGGAAAAATTGAGAATTaagctctgtaactttgtgtgaatattctgaaatatgttaggaatcgcttaaaacgaaaaaaaaaaacattgatttttttgaccttataaaccaggctcccccttaaacaaaaaattttaaaatcggcTGTAAATTTCCGGTTAGTGGCTTTGAACAAAATTCAATACTTGCAATATTTCGAATGCATAGTATTATTGTCGAAAGTGctatatacacattttttttttttttttttttattaggtcattttgtattttgcaaCACCGCAGCCTTCTAGTCagtaattacatttatttaattcatatcACACATTGCATAAGTTTACATCCTGCAAATCTCAGGCACACCcaattgtacatatatacatacatatatataaatatataattgatcaAATTAGACACGTTTTCTCAtaagttaaatattatataaattttttcatataatatacaAATCCTAATTTCAAAACTTGTAAACTTACGTAGTCGCAATGCTTAATGTTCTATCTGTATTAGTTAATTATTTCCTAAGTGTAAATGACGCGCATCATTTGCAGAGGCTTACCAAAATATATACTTACAATCGTTGACTGCAATTACCCAACATAAAACCTGTTACAACTCAACcaacaaatatcaaaatttatctGACctttatgtgcatataaaaatagtacttaaaataaagatatatggATGCTGTCGGAAATATAAGATGAGATGTAGCattcattttgaaaataaacaagTCAATTTTCCTCAATTATGCGCAGAAAATGTGGTTTATGtatacagtgactcacagcttatttgatgcagctaaaaaaattatattaaaatatcaaatactcgtatattttatggtatttccattagaaaaaaattctcttttgattcAGCACAACTTTTAAACGGTAGTTCATAGATTATACAAGATTTGCTGTATAACCGGAACTAATTTTAGCCCATTCTTCCTGTAGTGCCCGTTTCAGATCAGAAGCAATAGAAATGTTgtggtttcttattttattttccagcactcaccacaaattctcaataacGTTGAGATCTGAACTCTATGCAGGTGTGTGTACTACATGTGGGCATTTCCAGATAAGCCAAGTTTTTACAATACCAGAcgtatgcttgggatcgttgccTTGGTAGAACCTAAGCGAATCCCTAATGGCCATTTTATCCGCACTTCGtactaaattatcttttagcagatccagatacatctctttattcatgttttcttcgataaatgttaaatttccgCCGCCTGAATAGGACATGCAACCCCATACCCAACACTGCCCCCGCCATTTTTAACTGTAGAGCGCAAATTACATGGTTGAAGCGCGGTGCTTCGTTTTCTTCAAACGCAGTACTTCCCATCAGGcctgaaaaggttaaatttgctttcaccCGCAAGCACAACGGACTTCCAGAACGAAATGTCTTTGTTCAAATGTTGTCAGCAAAgctcttttctttgttttctattacgaGCATTTAACAACGGCTTATTTCGGGCAGTCTTggcatgaaaattttcttcgcgcagaactctacgaacagtttcagggttgttgttgttgtagcagcataaacattcctcatgcatatacgaggattgctactggagtgacagtccttggccggatataaatccgggtcgtttcggtaacgtagaaccgactgtcgtggaaacggttACATATCTTGCCTAAGTATTTTTCGACTTCGTTCGTTAATCGgatattttgtttaactttgCGAACCATCCACCTCTTATCggcatcattaaatattttatttggcgcaGATCTGCACTTATCTTCtatcctgttgttgttgtagcagcataaacattccccatacttacatacggggattgctactggagtgacagtcctttgtcggatataaatccgggtcgtttcggtaacgagAACCGACTGTCCTGTTGTCGTGGCGACACCTTTCTATAATGTGCTGGACAGTTGAGAGCTTATAGCAACAGTTTCTGCTATTTTTCGTTGGCTTTTGCCCTTTTTATAATGACGAATAACGTTTTACCTTTTTTCAAGTGAGATCCGTTttcccattttaaaaaatttaaatttttttatcaacttttctttacaaaatttttttgagaacgAATTAAGATGCTaagctaaacagaaaaaaatacatttcaccgttattgcattctcagagaaaatataaaatacactgcACCATTTAAGCTGTGCGCATATTTTGATGAGAcaactatttgtttttatattttttcagttattgtgctttgtttttgttattgtgctCTCCGTAGTGGTCagcaatacataaatatgtcaTTACAAgtcgtacacatttttttttattaaatttaataaacatcgagtcttttcatttttctaaaaaagtattacctacatcaaataagctgtgagtcactgtatggtATATTTCCTACTTTTGGAGATGTAGTCATCACGAAATTTAAGAGAAGAAGCACTTACATTGGACCCATTTCTTGAAATAATGCGCCAActcaataaatttcttttaaacaaAGCAGCAGTTGGTGTATCATTTCTAATTACACATaggcatattttttgtttattattaaattagtgaaatataatgttttttttttgaaacaaagtGAAAATGTTTTCGAATGTGTGCAAGTAAACTCGTCTTGATTCTCCTTTAATGCTCCATAGGTTGATCGTCTCCGCCACCAATTTCTTCACGTTTCGTAACCACTTCGCACTCGTTGGATTCTTGTATTTCATTAAACATATATTCGTCTTGATACTCCTTCAGTATCTGGCTTGATCGATTCTCATCCAAGAATAAGGAGTAAACTTTCTTCACATCCTCAGTGGTGACTTCGGTCGCCTTGCGACGTCGGCACACCAAATTTGCTGTGGTAATCAATTGTATCGCATAACGTAGACTGGTATCTGTTGCTATGCGTGTCAAAATAGTCAATGCGTCCGGGTGCATAAGACAATCTTCTTCCTCACAgcgtatttttaatatttctttgatTTCCTTTTCTGTATATCGCACCGTGCGTATGATAATCATGCGATCTAATAAGTCGATTGGAATGCCGTGTGGGCTGCGATAGTTGGTGCCACGTATGCGTGTTATTCCGCGATTTGTAGCCATCACCACTACTGGTGCCATATCGGATTCAAGTGCGCGATTGAGGTAGGAGAAACACTCTATATCCAACATGTGCACTTCATCGATAAATAGCACGCCCGGATTTATTTCAGCTTTGCCCTCCTCTCGCCACTCAAGTACCTTGTTGTTAATTTGATCGCGTATTTCTTGTTTGATTTCGCCCGTGTCGCCTGAGAATAATGCAAGGAAACCGTGTGTGCGACTGTTGATAACATCGATTTCGTGTAATGTCACAGTATGCACGACTTCTTTGCGCTTCTGCAGTTCACCTTCGGGACACTGCACGAAGCGTGTCTGTGCACCGGTAGCGTCATAGTCGCGTGCACGCGTAAAACTGCGTCCTAATTTGGTTACCTTGCCTGAGGCTTTATCGATTGTAATAACATCACCAGCTTGTATTTTCTCTTTCATAAAGCATTCGATAATTTTGTTGCCCAAATCGTAATTGGTTTCCATTTCGGTTGTTTTTAAAGTAACCTATAAAGCGCAAAATTGAAAGTTAAgtggaaattaaataaaaataaataaaatccaacCCTTACCTTTCCTATCTTTTGACCCGTACCAGTTGCTGGCCGATCAATTTGTATTTCAACTACTT
This genomic window contains:
- the LOC129240133 gene encoding ruvB-like helicase 2 — protein: MADGDKIEVRDITRIERIGAHSHIRGLGLDDVLEARAVSQGLVGQKDARRAAGVVVQMVREGKIAGRCILLAGEPSTGKTAIAVGMAQALGTETPFTSMSGSEIYSLEMSKTEALSQALRKSIGVRIKEETEIIEGEVVEIQIDRPATGTGQKIGKVTLKTTEMETNYDLGNKIIECFMKEKIQAGDVITIDKASGKVTKLGRSFTRARDYDATGAQTRFVQCPEGELQKRKEVVHTVTLHEIDVINSRTHGFLALFSGDTGEIKQEIRDQINNKVLEWREEGKAEINPGVLFIDEVHMLDIECFSYLNRALESDMAPVVVMATNRGITRIRGTNYRSPHGIPIDLLDRMIIIRTVRYTEKEIKEILKIRCEEEDCLMHPDALTILTRIATDTSLRYAIQLITTANLVCRRRKATEVTTEDVKKVYSLFLDENRSSQILKEYQDEYMFNEIQESNECEVVTKREEIGGGDDQPMEH
- the LOC129240132 gene encoding lysophospholipid acyltransferase 5, which gives rise to MSTAEPTSAPVLGLIGKLAQSFGATEAALRLLISIFAGYGISFLYRKFIVIQPNKLLHHIYFVAWGLLLCLFNFGNNTCHSLIAVATTYVLARLLRSAPRELIIINFVFHMSYLLVGYYYTESNEYDILWTMPHCVMVLRLIGFGFDITDGLKERAKLSKEQQENAIAELPSLLELFAFAYFPCSFLIGPQFAYRRYQRFISGEFRQYEGGVNAGLKRMSIGFVYLIIRQIGATYFPDSYFISDEYPKVPYFWRLVYLGVWAKLALYKYVACWLLTEGALMILGISHAGKKENGENDWSGCSNVNLIILETGYTMQHYVHSFNVNTNQWVGQYVYKRLKFLNNRTISYAAALGFLAVWHGFHSGYYMAFLNEYMTVTVEKQFASVWAKTNIDVYADLISPPFVYPVLKYCVQKLYDLFYIGWCMTPFILYSYSRWMKAYSSVNYFAFVAIIVWTIFYQAFKHFERSAKRREQDNTFGRATTLSPTVEEKIDENRN